In Humulus lupulus chromosome 6, drHumLupu1.1, whole genome shotgun sequence, a single genomic region encodes these proteins:
- the LOC133783981 gene encoding B3 domain-containing protein At5g42700 — MVMAKSKVSYEESRRKRLEENKQRMEALNLTKLAQSLRNSSPLKLSPMKSVKKPRTVEKQVVVVRRSSRVANMPVPVYKEVVIERVIIPRRTSKHRDLSNRVYASDDARTNALERADKLLSELEPEYPAFVKTMLQSHVTGGFWLGLPVHFCKKNLSKRDEMMTLIDEDGEEYKTVYLARKTGLSGGWKGFSVAHDLVDGDALIFQLIRPSAFKVFIMRVNSP; from the exons ATGGTAATGGCTAAGTCCAAGGTATCTTACGAGGAATCTCGCCGCAAGAGATTGGAGGAAAACAAGCAAAGAATGGAAGCCCTCAATCTCACCAAGCTTGCTCAATCTCTCCGAAACTCATCCCCTTTGAAACTCTCCCCG ATGAAAAGCGTGAAGAAACCCCGTACAGTGGAGAAACAGGTGGTGGTAGTAAGGAGGTCCAGTCGAGTGGCAAACATGCCTGTCCCTGTCTACAAAGAA GTTGTCATTGAACGTGTGATCATACCCAGAAG GACTTCTAAGCACAGAGATTTGTCAAACCGGGTATATGCTTCGGATGATGCTAGGACAAATGCCTTAGAAAGAGCAGACAAACTACTATCTGAGTTGGAACCTGAATATCCTGCTTTTGTTAAGACAATGCTCCAATCCCATGTAACTGGTGGATTCTGGCTG GGGCTTCCGGTTCATTTTTGCAAAAAGAACCTTTCCAAGCGCGATGAAATGATGACATTAATAGATGAAGATGGCGAGGAATATAAAACAGTGTATTTGGCCCGTAAGACAGGACTGAGTGGTGGGTGGAAAGGGTTTTCAGTTGCTCATGACTTGGTGGATGGGGATGCATTGATTTTTCAGTTAATACGGCCTTCTGCATTCAAG GTATTCATTATGAGGGTAAATAGTCCCTAG